TGCTGTAGCAATCATCGACAAAGGCAAAACATTCAGTTTTGCTGATATCAATTTGGCTGTGAGTGCTTATCGTGAACTCATCAACCATTGTTGTCCGATTCAGCCGCGCCAACGGGTCGCTTTTTTTGATGTTAAGTCGGTCGAGCAGGTTGCGCTAATATTTGCGGCTTGGTCTTTGGGGGCTGTAATTGTACCTATAAACCCGACTTTAAAATCAGCCCAAGTGCAACATATTCTGAATGATTCTCAAGCAAGCCTGTTCATAACCTCAGCGCCGCGTTTAAAAGCGGCTGCTGACGATTTTCTGTTGCAGACCGAAGGCCTAACGGTCGGATTGATTGGAAAAAGCGATCTCGTTCAAAGTCCTCGTGTGTTCAGTATTCCTGCGGTTGATGAAATCAATCACCTAGCGGGTGGGCCTCCAATTAATACGGTTCAACCTGATCCCAACGCGCTCGCAGCCTTGCTATATACCTCTGGCAGCACGGGCATGCCGAAGGGCGTCATGGTGTCTCAGAAAAACTTACTATTGGGTGCAGGTAGTGTGGCCGCGTACTTGGGCCTTTCGTGTGATGATCGAGTGATGGCGCTACTGCCTTTTAGTTTTGACTATGGTTTGAACCAACTACTGAGTAGTTGGTATGTTGGTGCTTCAGTGGTACTTCACAATTTCTTTCTTCCCGGTGCTGTTGCAGCGGATTTAACAAAGTATGAAGTGACTGGATTAGCAGGAGTTCCGCCGTTGTGGCGACAACTGTTAAAGCCGCTTACTTCTGCTGGAGCGCTCAAATTACGATTTGTCACCAATTCGGGTGGCGCTTTGACACTCGACATTATCCACGCACTCAATTCGTTGCATTGTGCGCCTGAAATCTATGCTATGTATGGTTTGACGGAGGCATTTCGGTCGACCTATTTAGCACCGAGCCTGTTGCATCAAAAACCGGCGAGTAGCGGCCAAGCTGTGCCCCATGCGCGCATCTATATTCTTGATGATTATCACCAGCCTTGTGCGGCTCACCAAAAAGGTCAGTTGGTTCATGCTGGACCGTTGGTGGCGTTAGGCTATTGGAATAAGCCAGAACAAACC
This genomic window from Echinimonas agarilytica contains:
- a CDS encoding AMP-binding protein; this encodes MEELKVASLHHIVESAPQDAVAIIDKGKTFSFADINLAVSAYRELINHCCPIQPRQRVAFFDVKSVEQVALIFAAWSLGAVIVPINPTLKSAQVQHILNDSQASLFITSAPRLKAAADDFLLQTEGLTVGLIGKSDLVQSPRVFSIPAVDEINHLAGGPPINTVQPDPNALAALLYTSGSTGMPKGVMVSQKNLLLGAGSVAAYLGLSCDDRVMALLPFSFDYGLNQLLSSWYVGASVVLHNFFLPGAVAADLTKYEVTGLAGVPPLWRQLLKPLTSAGALKLRFVTNSGGALTLDIIHALNSLHCAPEIYAMYGLTEAFRSTYLAPSLLHQKPASSGQAVPHARIYILDDYHQPCAAHQKGQLVHAGPLVALGYWNKPEQTEQRFMQLPTDLAEYEGEKAVFSGDLAWQDEDGDIYIEGRLDEQIKTSGYRVSPNEVEALAQSIEGVEQVACLSVKDEAIGQAIIIVYQGSVLSNHDFLTAYKALAPNYLWPKKIHHVSHIPLNANGKVDRVSLSERYCHVTHH